In the Elizabethkingia bruuniana genome, GTATTTTAATTCCCCTGTAAAGTTTAGGTTTTCCAATGGGAAATACTGAGCATTGATGGTAACTTCACTTAGATTTCCGTTATCATATACAGTGTTAAAAGTATTCAGATAATCGTAAGCATTTCTTTGAGCGGAAGGATCTGTAGAGAACAAGTTATTCGATTTGTAGAATAACATATCATTCAGCTTGCTGTAGCCTGCGTTAATGTCATATTTAAAGTTCTGCTCAATATCACCCTTAATACCGAAATAAATATGGTATTTGGTCTCTGTCGGACGAAGCTGAAGATCTGATACCAGGAATGGATTGTCATGTAACAAATCTGTATAAGTATTTAGTTTAATACCACCATCTACCCCAGCATAAAACTTAACTTCATCTTTTGGTGCAATTAAGATCTCAGCAGTCGGGAACCAATAGAATTTATTATTTCTGGTTCTATCCGTTGTTGCAGTCTGATATTTGGATGTAAGCGATGTAAAACGCGATCCGATTTTCAAATAGTGATTCCCTTTAAAGAAAGTAACTTCAGGTGTAAAGTTTGCCACAAAATGAGTTGACTCATTTTTATTCAGAATATCAAACTGTGTATTTACACCTTGTATCCCGACGCCTAAATCGGCATTCATGGTAATACCGTCAGATGAACTGATGGTAAGATCGTGTTTTGCAAAATTCACTAATGCATCATAGAAATTCTCTTTAGCATTAAAATGGTCTTTGGTAAATGCTGTTTTTACACGGATATCATTCAGGTAATTATTAGCATAAAAATCGTAATAAGCATTAACGCCAAATTTGGTATAGCTTTGCTTAAGGTCTGCATTGTTAGCTGGTTGGATAACATCCTGATAATTTCCGTAGTAATTGTAGTTGTTTAGTTCGATTCCTGCATCTACATTCAACTTTCCTACTTCACCGTATGAATTTAAAAATACGTTTGCTTCAGTATTCTGCTGTTTAGAATCCCAGTTATAGTACTTTTTTAATCCGCTTGTAGAGATATGGTGTACATCTGCACCAACCTCCAGATTAGGTTGTATTTCTCCGGAAACATTTCCGTCTACCAGAAACTTACCATAGTTACCATATCCCAATTGGAAATAGTTACGGTTATAACCTGTATTGAATTTAGGAGAGATATCTTCACCTTTAATAGTAGAAGTTTTGAAATCTGAAATCAAAGGAATATTAGTTACCTGATATTTCAGAGAGTCCTTCCCTTTTGGCGGGAAGTTTTTTTCTGTAGGTACAGAAGTTTTCTTTTTCTCAATTTTCTTTACTTCAGGCTCACGCTTACGATTAAGAACCAGTTTTTCTTCTTTAATCTGTGC is a window encoding:
- a CDS encoding TonB-dependent receptor; protein product: MKKHIQYIAVIGVLGVAGVQTAHAQIKEEKLVLNRKREPEVKKIEKKKTSVPTEKNFPPKGKDSLKYQVTNIPLISDFKTSTIKGEDISPKFNTGYNRNYFQLGYGNYGKFLVDGNVSGEIQPNLEVGADVHHISTSGLKKYYNWDSKQQNTEANVFLNSYGEVGKLNVDAGIELNNYNYYGNYQDVIQPANNADLKQSYTKFGVNAYYDFYANNYLNDIRVKTAFTKDHFNAKENFYDALVNFAKHDLTISSSDGITMNADLGVGIQGVNTQFDILNKNESTHFVANFTPEVTFFKGNHYLKIGSRFTSLTSKYQTATTDRTRNNKFYWFPTAEILIAPKDEVKFYAGVDGGIKLNTYTDLLHDNPFLVSDLQLRPTETKYHIYFGIKGDIEQNFKYDINAGYSKLNDMLFYKSNNLFSTDPSAQRNAYDYLNTFNTVYDNGNLSEVTINAQYFPLENLNFTGELKYMSYSLKNFNNAFYKPVVQTTLGAKYSMLNKKLNLGFKGIFVTDRKANAFDVQPLGTNNQYTTTETNDRKVSGYVDLNLSAEYKLHKNISVFVMGNNLTGTSYQNYLGYKVMGAQVLGGIKLEF